A single window of Nicotiana sylvestris chromosome 5, ASM39365v2, whole genome shotgun sequence DNA harbors:
- the LOC104211893 gene encoding probable pectinesterase/pectinesterase inhibitor 51: MYSRKPVKPSLFRKFKFLFISMASFFTLTLLSLLLFISISSAARHHNSPKLSTTPSIAVEIRGACKASRDPPTCESVLTDSGNLPSKLTTPLIIQSAVKVSSQNNDKAKDMVKAIMDASTANQNRTDAAKVCMEVLGYAEYRVGLAGQAVTRGELKNSRAWMSAVMVYQYDCWSALKYVNGTSQVSQTMSFLNSLIGYSSSALGMLVNYDIYGENTGSWTPPKTERDGFWEGSGSGQVKGGVPSGLKPDVTVCKEGGCDYKTVQEAVNAAPDNQVTRKFVIWIKAGLYEEKVRVPLEKKNVVFLGDGMGKTVITGSLNVGMAGVTTYETATVGVVGDGFMASGITFQNTAVPDAHQAVAFRSDSDLSVIENCEFIGNQDTLYAHALRQYYKSCRIQGNVDFIFGNSAAFFQECDILIAPRQLNPEKGEKNAVTAHGRIDPAQSTGFVFQNCLINGTEQYMALYYKKPKVHKNFLGRPWKEYSRTVFIECTLEALVLADGWLPWSGDFALKTLYYGEYRNTGTGANTAGRVPWSSQIPAEHVNSYSLQNFIQGDQWITTTS; encoded by the exons ATGTATAGCAGAAAACCTGTAAAACCCTCACTATTTCGAAAATTTAAGTTTCTTTTCATTTCAATGGCTTCCTTTTTCACACTAACACTCCTCTCTTTACTTCTCTTCATCTCAATCTCCTCCGCCGCTCGCCACCACAATTCGCCGAAGTTATCCACGACGCCGTCGATTGCGGTTGAGATCCGTGGAGCTTGCAAGGCATCGCGGGACCCACCAACATGCGAGTCTGTATTAACGGACTCGGGCAACTTGCCGTCTAAGCTGACGACGCCGTTAATCATTCAATCCGCCGTTAAAGTCTCTTCGCAGAACAACGACAAAGCGAAAGACATGGTGAAAGCAATCATGGACGCGTCCACAGCCAATCAGAACCGTACCGATGCTGCGAAGGTGTGTATGGAGGTGCTCGGGTACGCGGAGTACCGGGTCGGGTTAGCGGGTCAGGCAGTAACACGTGGCGAGCTAAAAAACTCACGCGCGTGGATGAGCGCTGTGATGGTTTACCAGTACGACTGCTGGTCCGCTTTAAAGTACGTTAACGGAACCTCACAAGTGTCACAAACGATGTCGTTTTTGAACTCTTTAATCGGGTACAGCAGCAGCGCATTGGGTATGCTGGTGAATTACGATATTTATGGGGAAAATACCGGGTCATGGACCCCACCAAAAACAGAACGAGACGGGTTCTGGGAAGGTTCGGGTTCGGGTCAAGTAAAGGGTGGGGTGCCATCCGGGTTGAAACCGGACGTGACTGTGTGTAAGGAAGGAGGTTGTGATTATAAGACTGTGCAGGAAGCGGTGAATGCTGCACCAGATAATCAGGTGACCCGGAAGTTTGTGATATGGATCAAAGCCGGGTTGTATGAGGAGAAAGTTCGGGTCCCATTGGAGAAGAAGAATGTGGTATTTTtgggtgatggcatgggcaaaaCTGTTATTACCGGTTCGTTGAATGTTGGTATGGCGGGTGTCACTACTTATGAAACTGCAACTGTTG GAGTTGTTGGTGATGGATTCATGGCCAGTGGCATCACCTTCCAAAACACTGCTGTTCCGGATGCTCACCAAGCTGTAGCATTCCGATCCGACAGTGATCTTTCAGTTATAGAGAACTGTGAATTCATTGGCAATCAAGACACCTTATATGCCCATGCATTGCGCCAATACTACAAGTCCTGCCGTATCCAAGGCAATGTAGACTTCATTTTTGGGAACTCTGCTGCATTCTTCCAAGAATGTGACATCTTAATTGCACCTCGACAACTCAATCCTGAAAAGGGAGAGAAAAATGCTGTGACTGCTCATGGCAGGATAGATCCTGCACAGTCAACTGGCTTTGTCTTCCAAAATTGTTTGATCAATGGAACTGAACAATACATGGCCCTATACTACAAGAAACCCAAGGTGCACAAAAATTTTCTAGGAAGGCCGTGGAAGGAGTATTCGCGGACTGTCTTTATAGAATGTACTTTGGAGGCTCTTGTTTTAGCTGATGGGTGGTTGCCCTGGAGCGGTGATTTCGCGTTGAAGACTCTTTACTATGGAGAATATAGAAATACTGGTACCGGAGCTAATACAGCAGGACGAGTGCCATGGAGTAGCCAAATCCCAGCTGAACATGTTAACTCTTACTCTCTACAAAATTTCATTCAAGGGGATCAGTGGATTACTACTACTTCTTGA